The following coding sequences are from one Ovis canadensis isolate MfBH-ARS-UI-01 breed Bighorn chromosome 7, ARS-UI_OviCan_v2, whole genome shotgun sequence window:
- the PROX2 gene encoding prospero homeobox protein 2, whose translation MDPNSSLLLGPAQYLTEPCMEGGRSLSPREQSRCSPFAWSQVPSSSLSDPDCIGDEHIQAKRARVETIVRGMFLSPTSLGPGRAPPGDSPSRPEKPRGRKRKQSLPMQQDPLEAGPAGNRGGGRKGGPRVRGQLHLLRQQMRHLQERILQAVEPRAAAQGPPTAGQRNGSGSGPWGVDSDHCQGSIGDLSRVEKHRASEVQYLSEGPRFLPSEARALLESLKKELTGAISQAVDSVLQKVLVDPSGHLTQLGGRFQEPVPDGRSEPLPPEGSARKDPLPLAALPRRAQPPAGAPLGSLSLAKPLDSPRYPVSLRMIPKPYQASPADCSLVVAPAHIQEEQILGQLLGHGPGGRWRGGLPQDPSAPSQPSSEVALRPWGAAKLRPLALSQQQCPWPFTSTCLERLPLVPPMKMEPGGRQAVMDTLPFSAAHIQEGLNPGHLKKAKLMFFFTRYPSSNLLKAYFPDVQFNRCITSQMIKWFSNFREFYYIQMEKFARQAISDGITNPKMLVVLRDSELFRALNMHYNKGNDFEVPDCFLEIASLTLQEFFRAVSAGKDADPSWKKPIYKIISKLDSDIPEIFKSSSYPQELFQN comes from the exons ATGGATCCAAACTCCAGCTTGCTTTTGGGTCCAGCCCAGTATCTGACAGAACCTTGTATGGAAGGTGGAAGAAGCCTGTCCCCCAGAGAGCAGAGCAGATGCTCCCCCTTTGCCTGGAGTCAGGTCCCCAGCTCCAGCCTCTCCGACCCTGACTGCATTGGGGATGAGCACATCCAGGCAAAGAGGGCCAGAGTAGAGACCATCGTCCGAGGCATGTTCCTCTCCCCAACCTCTCTGGGGCCAGGCAGGGCCCCCCCTGGGGACAGCCCAAGCCGCCCAGAGAAGCCCCGGGGGCGGAAGAGGAAGCAGAGCCTTCCCATGCAGCAAGACCCCCTGGAGGCAGGCCCCGCAGGGAACCGGGGCGGCGGCAGGAAGGGGGGCCCTCGGGTGAGAGGACAGCTCCACCTGCTGAGGCAGCAGATGAGACACCTGCAGGAGCGTATCCTGCAGGCCGTGGAGCCCAGGGCCGCAGCCCAGGGCCCTCCAACAGCAGGCCAGAGGAACGGCTCTGGGTCTGGGCCCTGGGGGGTGGACAGCGACCACTGCCAGGGGTCCATCGGGGACCTCTCCAGGGTGGAGAAACACAGAGCGTCTGAGGTCCAGTACCTGTCTGAGGGGCCCAGATTTCTTCCCTCTGAAGCACGGGCCTTGCTGGAGAGTCTGAAGAAAGAACTGACGGGGGCCATATCCCAGGCTGTGGACTCGGTGTTACAAAAGGTACTGGTGGATCCATCGGGGCACCTGACTCAGCTGGGTGGGAGATTCCAGGAGCCGGTGCCAGATGGGAGAAGCGAGCCCTTGCCTCCCGAGGGCAGTGCCCGTAAAGATCCGCTTCCTCTGGCGGCCTTGCCCAGACGGGCCCAGCCGCCAGCGGGGGCTCCGCTGGGAAGCTTATCGCTAGCCAAACCTCTAGATTCTCCCAGGTACCCCGTCTCTCTGAGAATGATCCCCAAACCCTATCAGGCTTCCCCAGCAGACTGTTCCTTGGTGGTTGCACCTGCCCACATCCAGGAGGAGCAGATTCTCGGCCAGCTACTGGGCCATGGGCCCGGTGGCCGCTGGAGGGGTGGTCTTCCTCAGGACCCGTCTGCCCCGAGCCAGCCCTCCTCCGAGGTGGCCCTGCGACCTTGGGGAGCTGCCAAACTGCGACCTCTGGCCTTGAGCCAGCAGCAGTGCCCCTGGCCCTTCACGTCCACCTGTTTGGAAAGACTGCCCCTTGTTCCCCCAATGAAAATGGAGCCGGGTGGCCGGCAGGCCGTCATGGACACGCTTCCTTTCTCTGCGGCCCAC ATCCAGGAGGGCCTCAATCCTGGTCACTTGAAGAAGGCCAAACTAATGTTTTTCTTCACACGCTACCCCAGCTCCAACCTCCTGAAGGCTTACTTCCCTGATGTTCAG TTCAACCGCTGCATCACCTCCCAGATGATCAAGTGGTTCAGCAACTTCCGTGAGTTTTATTACATACAGATGGAGAAATTTGCCCGGCAAGCGATTTCAGATGGTATCACAAATCCCAAAATGCTGGTGGTTCTCCGTGACTCAGAACTTTTTCGAGCTCTCAATATGCACTATAACAAGGGAAACGACTTTGAG GTCCCAGACTGCTTCTTGGAAATCGCCAGCTTGACTTTACAGGAGTTCTTCAGGGCTGTCTCCGCAGGCAAAGACGCAGATCCTTCCTGGAAGAAAcccatttataaaattatttcgaAACTGGACAGTGACATCCCAGAGATATTCAAATCTTCCAGCTATCCCCAGGAACTGTTtcagaattaa